The following proteins come from a genomic window of Pseudomonas putida:
- a CDS encoding cytoplasmic protein — MGWWNAPNQTELIIGDIPLDRIGNLLEELQEIYLESLGRRPTIDEVQYMIELSLKINGPGLFHELQISSANHEDFLVRKNKAVKYSAGDVVAFKIDEKLYGFARLIKKIELGYVSEIYSETAASPSEGLSVINKIKKFPAILDTFSLLEMGEGEWCVVGNAKGENDEKVERLRFVFGTAPYDLKSIDVNENEQKISEDDSTGLPPYEQMGDEDVKELFEDD, encoded by the coding sequence ATGGGGTGGTGGAATGCACCGAACCAAACTGAATTGATTATTGGCGATATTCCCTTGGATCGGATTGGGAATCTTTTGGAGGAGCTGCAGGAAATATATCTCGAATCTTTGGGGCGGCGGCCGACGATTGATGAGGTACAGTATATGATTGAATTGTCTCTCAAAATTAATGGTCCCGGCTTGTTTCACGAACTGCAAATCAGTTCAGCTAATCATGAGGATTTTCTAGTGCGCAAAAATAAAGCTGTCAAGTACTCTGCAGGTGATGTTGTTGCATTCAAGATTGATGAGAAGTTATATGGGTTTGCGAGGCTGATAAAGAAGATTGAATTAGGTTATGTATCTGAAATTTACTCTGAAACAGCTGCTTCGCCCAGCGAAGGTCTATCTGTCATAAATAAAATAAAAAAATTCCCGGCCATATTGGATACTTTTTCGTTATTGGAAATGGGGGAGGGGGAGTGGTGTGTAGTTGGTAATGCGAAAGGGGAAAATGATGAGAAAGTGGAACGGCTGAGATTTGTGTTCGGAACTGCTCCATATGACTTGAAAAGCATAGATGTTAATGAGAATGAGCAAAAAATATCGGAAGACGATTCTACAGGGTTGCCTCCATACGAGCAGATGGGAGATGAAGACGTCAAGGAGCTCTTTGAAGACGATTGA